A stretch of DNA from Longimicrobiaceae bacterium:
CAGGCGCCCGCCAGGCGCGGGTCGCCCGCGATGGCCGCGCGCAGGTCGCGTTCGGCGGCCTCCACGCCGGCGGTCTGTCCCGCGCTGTCCACGGGCGCTAGGGCCTGCGCGAAGCGCACGCTGCCGCGTAGCTCCAGGGCCAGCGGGTCCGCCGGCCGGAGCGCCAGGGCACGCCCCGCGTACGAAAGCGCCGCGGCCTGGCTCCCCGCGGTCTCGCGCACCAGCGGCGCGCGCCGGAGCGCGATCCAGCCGCGCTGCACCGTGGGGCGCGTCCACTCCGGGTCCATGCGCTCCGCCGCCGCCAGCAGCGAGTCGGCACGGTCCAGCAGGCGCAGCACGCCGTCCCGAGCCAGCGCGTCGTCCGACTTCTGGAGGCTCGCCGCGTCGTCGCTCGCCTGCTCGGCTTCCAGCACGGCGCGCCACGCCGCGGCGCTCTTCGTCTCCGCGGCGGTGCGGCGCAGGTGCACCTCGGTTCCCACGCGGCGACGCAGGAAGACCGAGACGGAGTCCGCCAGGGCATCCTCGAGCGAGAAGACGTCGCGGAGCGCGTGCGTGAGCGTGCGGCTCTCCACGTGGGCCTGGGTGCGGGCGTCCACGAGGTCCACCGTCACGCGCACGCTGTCGCCGGAGCGCTGCACGCTCCCTTCCACCACGGTGCCGGCCTGGAGGTCCGCGACCACGCGCGAGAGCGGCACCGTGCCGCCGCGGTACGGCTTCACCCCGTTGCGGGAGATGACCTCCAGCGCCGGCACCTGGCCGAGCGCGTGGATGAGCGACTCGGTGAGCCCCGCCGCCAGGTAGCCCAGCTCGCCGCCGCGGCTGTCGTCGTCGAAGTACAGCACGGCGATGCGGCGCGGATCGTACCCGCCCGCCACGGGCGGCGCGGGCTCCTCTCCCCGCCGCGCGAACGCCAGCACCGCACCCAGCATCAGCCCCGCCGCGGCCCCGAGTCGCACCCTCGCCCGCCACTTCGCCCTCCATCCCACCCGCCGCGCCTCCTCTTCCGCGCCCCGCCGGCCCGCACCGAACTCCGGCGCGGCCCCGCGGGGCGCGGCCACATCTGCCACGCCCACCGGCTCGTCCACGGGAAAGCGCTCCGACGCGCCATCGGGCCGCTCCGCCACGTGGTCTGGGCCGGCATATCCTGCGACGGCCGGTGGGCGATCCCCGGTGTCCCGCTCGCCCGTCGCCGCCGCAAGTCCATCCACGGAAACGGGAACGGCATCGACACCCTGCACGGCGGACGACGGCGGCGGTTCGGCCAACGTGTTGACGGCCTGGGCGTCCGCTCCCGTTCCGGCCGGATCCCCATCTCCCGAACCCGCTTCGTTCCCGGCCGGCGACACGCCCGGCTCGGGGGACGAGGCGTGCTCGTGGACGGCGGGTCCGGTGATAACGGAGGGGACGACGGATGCGGAGGCCGGCGAGGCGGGCTTGGGGACGCGGACGGGCTCGGTCTTCAGGCGGTCCACGAGGTCGAGGAAGTCGTCGTCGGGTTCGACGCCCACCTCGGCGTCCAGGTAGGCGACGTGCGACTGCGCGAACCAGAGCGCCGCGCCGCGCTCGCCCGCGGCGTCCAGCGCCTGCATGAGCCGCATGCCCACGCGGCTGTTGGACGGGTCGAGGACGGTAAGGCGGCGCCACCACTCCGCGGCTTCGGCGGGGCTGCCTTCGGTTTCGCGGGCATCCGCCAGGCACTCCAGCGCGCGGGAATGCGTCCGGGCCAGCCGCGCCCGCTCGCCCTCGGCCCACTGCTCGAACTCCGCCGCGCCGGGCACGAAGAAGCCGTCCAGGAAGGGCCCCCGGTAGAGCCGCGCGGCCTGCTCCACCGCGCCCTGGTCGATGTGCGCCTCGAACTCCTCCACGTCGCTGCGCACCACCTCGCCGTTCAGCCCCACCTCGTCGCCCGCGCTCACGAACGCGCCGGCGCCCAGCTCCTTCCGCAGCACGTACAGCGACTCCGACAGCAGGTGGCGCGCGGCGGCCGTGCGGTGGTCGGCCCACAGCAGCCCGATCAGCCGCTCGCGCCCCACGGTCCGGCCCCGCGCCACGGCCAGGATCGCCAATAGGGCGATGCGGCGCTTGTGCGCGGCCTTGCCGTCCACCGGTCCGTTCACGCCGGTCAACGCAGCCCCGCCCAACAGATTGAGAGCAAACATCAGATGTGGTTGATAGCGGAGATACAGCGGCGGGACAGGAGGTTGAGGCGTGCCGGTCATAGTTAACGCAGCATGGCGAACGAGCGCAACCCGCCAGTTCGCGATGCACCCGGGAAGGAGACGCCGCGCGGCCGCCGGACCGATCTCCCGCCCGCCGCGGACCCACCGAGGGGTCCGCACCACCCGATCCTTTTCTTTACCGGAGAAACACCATGCCCAGCGCCAGCAAGTACCAGGTGAACATCACGATGGACCAGGCCACCGCCGACACGCTCAGCGGGCAGGAGTACCAGCTCTACGGGTTCAAGGCGGTGACCGGGCCCGGCACCGGCAGGCCCGTGGTATGGTTCGCCACCGGCACGTTTGGCCTGAACACCGCCGTGAAGTGGTCGGAGTCGTACCGCGTGTTCACGTCGCGGACCGCCGACATTGGCCCCAACACCCAGGTGTCGGTGGACAACGACTACGACGCGGCCCTCACGTCCGTGCTCAACGTCGACTCTTCCACGGGCACCGGCACCGTAGTGGACGGCGGCCCGGCGGACAGCATCTCGGTGAACAACGGCACCAGCACGCCCTTCTCCTGCGGGCTCTCGCTGCTCCAGGCCGACGGCACCTACGCCCCGCTGGCCGTATTCCCGCTCTTCGGCCACAACGAGGACGAGATGGTCCCCGTGGAGAAGGTCTTCCTGATGTTCGCGTCCAGCACGGTCGACACGGGCACCGTCATCGAGAAGTCGTTCTCGCAGGGCATCCTCATCGACCTGACGGGTGCCCCCGCGGACGCCTCGGGCACGGTCACCCGCACCGTGGCGTACGACCTGAACGCGGGCTGGAGCAACAACCTGGCCGTGTGGGGGACGGTGCTGGACCCGAACACCGACCTCGTCCCGCTTCTCATCGGCGGGCAGGTGCCGGCGAGCGTGTGACCCCGGCCGCGGGCGTCCGCCGCTCTTGCCGGCGGCGGATGCCCGCGGCGCTGCCTACCTCACCTTCTCCGCGCGAGGCCGCCGATGACCGACTCCGCTCCCGAAGTTTCCGTCCGAATGAGCCAGGAGACGCTGGATGCGCTCGCCGCCTCGGGGTGCTTCCTGTACGGCCTGTCGGCGGTGCGCTCGGCCGACGGCGCGGGCCGGCCCGCGCCGTGGCTCCAGACGGACAAGTATGCCATGCACACCAGGGTGCAGCTTCCGCGCGAGCTCCTGGCCTTCACCTCGCCCCGAACGCCTCCGCTGCTGGACGGCGTCCGCGTGGAGCCCGGCTTCCACGTTCCCGCACGCGCGGGGCAGACGCTGGTGGCCGGGCTTGCCGGGGGTGGCGGCGAGATGCGGGAGTGGGGAGCGGCGGACGCGATCTCGCTGCTCAACACCACGGCCGGCCCGCTCACGGGCGGGCTGGCCTGCACGGCCGGGGGCGAGGCCACGCCGCTGTACGTGGCACCGCTGCACGGGGGATGGCTCCAGATCGTGGTGCCGCTTCCCAAACTCCTGCTCTTCGTCTCGCCCTACCCGGCGCCGCCGGGAACGGTGGTCGCCACGTCCACCGGTCCCGGCGTGCTGGTCACTTTCACGCCCGGCGCGGAGTGCGCCCTGGAGTTCGACGCCGACCAGGGGTGGAGCTGGCCCCAGGGCGTCCGTGCGCACGCGGTCCCGGCGCAGAGCGACCTGGTACGGCTGCTGGTGGAGTATCCCGCCCCCGACGGGCCGGCGGCCGGCGCCGGCTGACCGCAAACACCGACGCACCGGGACCGCACCTCCGCGGTCCGGCATCCTCATGGAACGAGAACATCAGGACGTTATCGGTATGCCACTCACCAGCTACCTCTACGAGGCCCCAATGGGTGCCGGCTCTTCGTATCGAACAGCAACAACGGTGTGCCGTAAGGCAGCGTTGATCATCCATTGCCGCTTCTGAACGGCGGCCTGTCCGCCGGTGCCCAACCACCTACCTGAACAGAAGGGTGTCCGACCATGAACGTGACCACTTGGAACATGCAGGGCAGCAATGCCAGCACTGAGGTGAAGTGGCAGACGGGCGTGCTGAACCTGATGCAATCGACCTACCCCTGGCGCCCCGACGTCATATGCTTGCAGGAGTGCGGAGGTGCTCCGCCAAGCGGGACGCTGCTTTTCTCGGCTCCGTTCATGTCGCCCGCAGGAGTCGCAACGTCCGTAGAGGTCTACGCCTGGGGCGGAACGCAGAGCCGCCCTGCCGCGTGGGTCGCCTTCCACCAGTGGGACATCCTCGGGAATCGCGTCAACCTCGCCATCGTGACGCGGCAGGGTGTTCCCGCGCCGGGCGACGTCGTTCTGGCGTGGCCGGCCGGCGGCCCGACGTGGCGGCCCGTGCTGGGTTTGCGTACGGGGGGAGCTATGGTGTTTTCCTGTCACGCCATCTCCCCGGGTGGCGCCGACGCACCCGGTCTGGTTGCCGCGGCCCAAGGTGCTACCGGCGCGCTTCAGTGGGTGGTTGCTGGGGACTTCAACCGGGTGCCCGATGCGTTCGCGCCGGTGGGCAGCGTCGTCTGCCCGGCCACCAGCCCCACGTACCCGGCCACGAACCCGACCAGCGAATACGATTTCGCGATTCGCAGCGGCGCGGCGGCCGTCAATGGGGCCGTCCTCGATCTGTACTTGAGCGACCATTTGCCGGTGGCTTACATCTTCTGAGGACGCTCAGTTCGGCCCTTGCTAAGCGGTCGCTGCTCCACTGCGCCCGAGAGCTCTAGAATGCGTTCGCAGGGTGACATACGTCGGACAGCTTCTCCCGGTTGAACGTCACCGGAGTTTCTCCCGGGGCAGCGACCCCGGGCGGGCAGCGCGGCAGCACGCCACGAAAGTGGGGCCGGGTCTCCACCGGCCCCATTCTCGTCCTCGGAAACGTGGGGCCTCAGCCTTCCGCGCCGTCCTTCTCACCCGCGCCGGAAAGGCGACGGGCGTCCTGCGCCTCCAGCGCCTCGGCGGCGGCCTGCATGCCGGCGCCGTACAGGAAGACGGGGACACCGGCCACTCGCAGCGCCTCGGCCACGTCGATGCGGTCCTCGAAGGCGCACACCAGCTCGAAGTCGCGGCGCAGCTCGACGATCTTCTCGGTCTTCATCTCGCCCGCGGGGCGCCAGTCGCCGTGGGCGGGGCGCATCACCAGGCGGTCGTACTCGTCCAGCCCGTTGGCCTTGAGCCAGCGCTCGGTCTTCTCGCGCGTGAACTCCGGCCGGCCGGTCAGGTAGATGATGCGCACCCCGGCCGCCCGCAGCGCGTGCAGCACCTCGATGCTGGCGGCGATGGGGGCGTCCTGGTCGACCGCGTCGAAGTACGAGTCCCAGTCGCGCGCCCGCCCCCGCTCCACCTCCACGAAGTGCGCCCGCGCCCGGTCGTCGGCCAGCGTGCCGTCCAGGTCCCAGATCACCGCCTTGGGCTTCGTCTTCCGCTCGCTCACCGCCACACTCCGTCTCTCGCGTCGCCGCGCATCACCCGAACCCGAACGCTCCGCCGCTGTGCTCCTGCCATGCGCGGAAGCCATCCATCTCCTCGCCCTCGTCCAGCGCTTCGCGGCCGTGCGCCACCGGCTTCCACGAGCGGAAGGTCGCCGCGGTGAGCGGCACGTGGCCGATGCCGAAGGTCTCGTCGTGCACGGTGCCCAGCGAGAGGTCTGCCGTGGAGACGGCAGACGGCCGCTCGGGAAAGTGCTCGCGGTAGAGCCGCACGTGCACCATGCCGGGCGTGAACGCCAGCACCTTCACGATCGCGAACGTGCCGTCGCCGCTATCGACCGAGCAGACGTCGCCCGGCTCCCACGCGCCGTCGTCCGCCCGCCCGAAGACGCGGCGGAGCATCGAGCGAAGGTCCATGCTACTTCTGCGGCGGGGCGCTGGGGCGGATCTCGATACGCGACGGGAGCGCGTTCGAGGGGAAGCGCAGCAGCTCCAGCACCAGCCGGGCGATGTCTTCGGGCTGGATCATCCAGTCGTTCTGCGGCGAGGGCTCCTTGCCGTTGAAGTACGTGTTCACGCTGCCCGGCATGATGTAGTTCACGCGGATGCCGTGCTGCCGCACGTCCAGCATCAGCGCCTCGCTGAAGCCCACCAGGCCGAACTTGCTGGCATTGTACGCCGCGCCGCCCGCGAACGCGTTCTTCCCCGCCAGCGACGCGATGTTGATGATCCACCCCCCCTTGCCGCGCATGTGCGGGATGGCCTCGCGGCAGCAGTAGAAGACGCCGCTTAGGTTGGTCTCCAGGATCTGGTCCCACTGGTCCACGTCCATCTCGTCCACCGCCGCGAAGCCGCCCACGCCCGCGTTGTTCACCAGCACGTCCAGGCCGCCCAGCTCGGCAACGGTGGTCTCCACCATCCGCCGCACGTCGTCGTGGTCGCGCACGTCGCAGCGCACGCCCAGCACGCGCCCGCCGCCCTCCGCCGTCATCTCCTGCGCGGCGGCGACGACTTCGTCCTCGTGGCGCGAGGTGATCACCACGTTCAGCCCCGCGCCCGCCAGCGCCTGGGCGATCGCCCGCCCGATTCCCTTGCTGCCGCCCGTCACCACCGCGGCCCTGCCCCGCAGCTCGTCCGCCATGTGCCCGCCGTTCCGGAGATTCGTGGATGCTCGAGATGATGCGCGTGTGGAAGCGCGGCGAGGGCTGCACTGGGCGTGCCAGGGAGGCCCTCACCCGGCTCGTAAAACTCGCCTGCCCTCCCCCGCAAGCGGGGGA
This window harbors:
- a CDS encoding BTAD domain-containing putative transcriptional regulator, which translates into the protein MNGPVDGKAAHKRRIALLAILAVARGRTVGRERLIGLLWADHRTAAARHLLSESLYVLRKELGAGAFVSAGDEVGLNGEVVRSDVEEFEAHIDQGAVEQAARLYRGPFLDGFFVPGAAEFEQWAEGERARLARTHSRALECLADARETEGSPAEAAEWWRRLTVLDPSNSRVGMRLMQALDAAGERGAALWFAQSHVAYLDAEVGVEPDDDFLDLVDRLKTEPVRVPKPASPASASVVPSVITGPAVHEHASSPEPGVSPAGNEAGSGDGDPAGTGADAQAVNTLAEPPPSSAVQGVDAVPVSVDGLAAATGERDTGDRPPAVAGYAGPDHVAERPDGASERFPVDEPVGVADVAAPRGAAPEFGAGRRGAEEEARRVGWRAKWRARVRLGAAAGLMLGAVLAFARRGEEPAPPVAGGYDPRRIAVLYFDDDSRGGELGYLAAGLTESLIHALGQVPALEVISRNGVKPYRGGTVPLSRVVADLQAGTVVEGSVQRSGDSVRVTVDLVDARTQAHVESRTLTHALRDVFSLEDALADSVSVFLRRRVGTEVHLRRTAAETKSAAAWRAVLEAEQASDDAASLQKSDDALARDGVLRLLDRADSLLAAAERMDPEWTRPTVQRGWIALRRAPLVRETAGSQAAALSYAGRALALRPADPLALELRGSVRFAQALAPVDSAGQTAGVEAAERDLRAAIAGDPRLAGAWSQLSQVLRYRGRAAEAASAARKAMSEDAWLDDADAILSRLYFGALYAADYPQARSLCAEAHRRFPADWRFVECRLTLLRADPSRPGRLDEALALLAELDRLDPPERARRQGRPYSPAFRLAVAAAVAAREGDADAARALLARARGAAGTDPDLRVSLAYDEAVVRLRLGEAGAARALLRWSFARRPALRPFAARDPLLTQLPRQPAPAREQAPAPASR
- a CDS encoding endonuclease/exonuclease/phosphatase family protein, whose protein sequence is MNVTTWNMQGSNASTEVKWQTGVLNLMQSTYPWRPDVICLQECGGAPPSGTLLFSAPFMSPAGVATSVEVYAWGGTQSRPAAWVAFHQWDILGNRVNLAIVTRQGVPAPGDVVLAWPAGGPTWRPVLGLRTGGAMVFSCHAISPGGADAPGLVAAAQGATGALQWVVAGDFNRVPDAFAPVGSVVCPATSPTYPATNPTSEYDFAIRSGAAAVNGAVLDLYLSDHLPVAYIF
- a CDS encoding HAD family acid phosphatase, with translation MSERKTKPKAVIWDLDGTLADDRARAHFVEVERGRARDWDSYFDAVDQDAPIAASIEVLHALRAAGVRIIYLTGRPEFTREKTERWLKANGLDEYDRLVMRPAHGDWRPAGEMKTEKIVELRRDFELVCAFEDRIDVAEALRVAGVPVFLYGAGMQAAAEALEAQDARRLSGAGEKDGAEG
- a CDS encoding SDR family oxidoreductase; translated protein: MADELRGRAAVVTGGSKGIGRAIAQALAGAGLNVVITSRHEDEVVAAAQEMTAEGGGRVLGVRCDVRDHDDVRRMVETTVAELGGLDVLVNNAGVGGFAAVDEMDVDQWDQILETNLSGVFYCCREAIPHMRGKGGWIINIASLAGKNAFAGGAAYNASKFGLVGFSEALMLDVRQHGIRVNYIMPGSVNTYFNGKEPSPQNDWMIQPEDIARLVLELLRFPSNALPSRIEIRPSAPPQK